In Diorhabda sublineata isolate icDioSubl1.1 chromosome 2, icDioSubl1.1, whole genome shotgun sequence, the sequence GTAGAAGAAGGGGAAGGTCCTATTGCTTTGATCCTAGCACCAACTAGGGAATTGGCCATACAGATTTATAACGAGGCTAAGAAGTTTGCTAAAGTGTATGATCTGAGAGTTATCTGTGCCTACGGAGGTGGATCTAAATGGGAACAAAGTTTGGTAAGTGTTATTGTGCCACTTTACACCATTTCTTACTCAACAATCGATATTTCAGGCTTTAAAAGAAGGTGCAGAAATTGTAGTAGCCACTCCCGGTCGTATAATCGATCACATAAAAGGTGGAGCTACCAATCTTCAAAGAGTCACATTTCTGGTACTAGATGAAGCCGATCGGATGTTTGAATTAGGTTTCGAACCGCAAGTTCGTTCAGTTTGTAATCACGTACGACCCGATCGTCAAACTTTATTATTCTCTGCTACATTTCGAAGAAGGATagaaaaattagctaaagacGCATTGAGTAATCCCATAAAGATATCTCAAGGGACTACGGGGCAAGCTAATGAAGATGTAACACAACACGTTATACTTTTACCCAGCCAGGAGGCTAAAAGGGAATGGTTATTCGGAAAATTAGTTGAGTTGTTATCTGCTGGTTCAGTATTGGTCTTTGTTACCAAAAAATTGGATGCCGAATTAGtaagattgtttttttttattaaaatactatcaatttattacataaaatgttttaaaatattttttttttcaatttgggGACCAGTTATACTGGATAATATTTCATTGTgaattaaaatgtattataaaataCAGTGGGGTTCACTTAAAACAGCTTTGGATGCatcattttacattttaaagtttaataaaaacggAATTATTTCCATTGCAGGTAGCTAGAGATATTAAAATCAAAGAGTTTGAATGTTTATTGTTACACGGTGATATGGAACAATTGGAAAGGAACAAAGTCATAACTGCATTCAAGAAGAATGAATGTTCTTTATTGGTAAGTTCACGTACTACAAAACATTCAATTAgctgtaataattatttaatattctctTATAGGTAGCCACCGACGTCGCCGCTAGAGGTCTCGATATTCCCCACGTCCGTACAGTTGTGAATTATGATTTAGCCAGAGATATCGATACTCATACCCACAGAATTGGTAGGACCGGTCGTGCCGGAATGCAAGGTACCGCTTATACTTTGCTCACAGCTAAAGATAAAGAATTTGCCGGACATATCGTTAAAAATTTGGAAGCCGCACATCAGGAGGTTCCACCTGAAGTTTTGGAATTGGCGTTACAGAGTTCGTGGTATAAAAAACAAAGGTTCGTATAATACAAGTCTTCTAAAAGTTCATCTTATAACTCCGCGACCCAAAgaatctattgtgtcccctttCTCTGTTATGGTcaatatatttaacaaacaCACCTCGTATAATTAGCTAACGCGCTTTTTGTCCATATTTGAACGAAATTGTTGGATGTTTTTAGGTTTAGGAATAAGAAGGATTACAATCCAAACGTAGGCGGTATCGGTTTGGGTTTTAAAGAGAAGTCATCAAATGCAGCATCTGTAAGTAGTACGAATCCTGTAGTTCAACAACAAGCTCGAGGTCCAGCTACCGATAGATTATCCGCGATGAAACAGGCGTTCAAAACACAATATATGAACCaagtatgtataaattttttttcaaccaaatttattgtaatgaaatatttttagttcaCAGCAAGTTCAGATCAACCACCTAAACCTCCTCCGTCTACTCGAAAGAAATCCAGATGGGAGTAAGATAATTTTAGGggtatttaattaaaaacattcgattgaccttttttttttaataatcagtTGTAGATAAATagtaattcaattaaatttttctgtCTTATTAAAGTGTTTTTACCTCATAAGTATTGATACTTGAGCCTTTGTGTCAAACGGTTAGAATAACCAGATCAAAAACAAAACGACTAAGTTATGTTGAaacttatattaatttataaaaatatatacagtaaaataaaaatgtcgtTAATCTTTGTACAAATGTAAATATCACAGTTTGTTTGAAACAGACGTTCAATCTTGAACCGCCCACGTTAGAGGTTCttctacttttttaatttttttctttttctgttggTAATTCCTAACAATGTTTCTATTAACATTAACATCATCGTAATTCCTGTAAAGTCCCCCGGATCTAACCAACTCCGATTTTTTGCTGGGACTACCTTGTACTCCAGTTCTACACCTTTTCTCTTTTCTAATAATATCGTTTTCACGATTTTGCTCTAGTAATTGTAAATCTAGAGGATTTTTCGATATATATTCCAACATTTGATCCTTGTAGGTTTCTAAATTGTATCTGTAAGCGGTgtggtaaaattttttaaaatgttgttCCTCCGCAACGTTCTGCATAATCATCCAAGTGTGGATTAACAGCAGAGGAAACCTGTCGAGCCAATATGTCGTAAACGTTTTGGAATCTTTTCCGAGGATGTTTTGAGCTTCTACTGATAACTCCCTTAAATgatgtttctaaaaaaaaaaaaaaaattaatatggtGGCAACccccaaataaaataaattttgctatatttaatgaatattttcagtttttgaataaattccatCCCATATGTTAGTTACAATTTATTTACAGATGATTTTTAGtagatttaattgaattttagtaaattttacaACTTTTATTCGAATATTATTACgcaattataattaattttccatttacaaagttttttatatctcaataattaatttttgtgaatttttacaacaaacaatttttttcagtgtatttaaaaatcaactaaaaatgGTAATATAGCATTTTTTACAGGATTTTTATCATCAATAATACTAACCTTGTTTCTTAAGGCACGTAATAAATCTCTTAACGAATTTTCTTGATAGGATCTGTACTTTTTCAAATCCGATGCCACTTCTTCGTGGATATGTACTCTCCAATTACTTTTAACAATATAGTTACTATCTGCTTCTAATTCgtttaaaatttcttcattaCCATCTGCTTTTTCTATCCTATCACTAACTTcctaaaaatttacataaaataacaTACAAAGGGTCGACAAATAATACATATACCTGGGACAACTAATACACAGCTCTGGATCACTACCAGAAGTTAATCgaagaataaaatttgacataGAATACATTTGGGAGAAACTCAAATGTGCATTTAAAGAAAAGAGTCTTTGACTAACCTATATACATATACCTCAAGACCGAAATTTCTAAGAAACTTGCAAGTTCCTCAAAGATCAATGGAACCCAGGTAATGGACGTCATCCACAGAATCAAATCCTTCAAATGATACCCACAACCAACGATAGACATCAATTGTCTCAAATGAAGGACCAATACATAATTATGAAAGGAAGGTAGCTACATGAATGAACTGAATATGATAATAATCACAATTACCAGGTacttacttgaaaaaaatgcaGTATATTGTCGTAATTCCAAAACATGGGATGGTCTAATGCAGCTTTACAATTTGGTCGCAATTCTGGTTCAGCAGATATCAAAGAGGTTATAAGATGAATCTGTACGTTCACTTTCCAATCTGGTCCTTTTATATCTGATAGATCATATTTACCTAACAAAATGTTACTTTGTCTTTGTAAATTATCTCCGAAAGGATGTCTACCTTTCGATAGGACGTAATAGTATAGGCAACCGAGAGAAAACATATCAACAGCCGAAGTctgaaataaaatcaacatcAATTAGATTACATTACATTCTCTAGTTCTTTGAGCTTTTTTCTAGTTATTGGTAAACATTACACTCGAAGAATCGTCTATGTAATAGTGGTAAACAGTGTTTTAAATATTACCATTATTAAcggtttcaaaaattccaaatgaAATGTGAATTATTTCCCAAGTTGTGGTTTTTCATAatgaaaacaagtttttaaataaaacgaacaaaaattcattttttaaaatacaaaataatgaaataatcaaaGTTGTCCACGAACGTTTAGTTTGATATTCACCTTATTGAATAATTAAGATTTAATTCTTGATATTTGTAAATACAAATTCAATTACCAcggttttttaaatgaaaagtaCGTATAAAGACAAATAGGTATTAGATCAGTTCGTGGTAAATGCAAGTAGAACAAATGCAGACGCGCCGGATTAAAAATTCTTACCAAATCCGAGGACGCATTCAGAATACGTTCGGAATTAGAATTCTGTGCTCCGCGAACCACACAACTTATCCTATTGGGTATGTTTTGTGCCATGAACATAGAATTTTAAATCCCGAACGTGTTTTATTAGCACCGCGAACGCACAATTTCAAACTGTTGATGAATCCGGTAACAGAACAGCAACAGGATTTctaccgcgaacaaagctattataaatttgacagttgaATTTTGAATCACATAGAGAGCGGTTGTCTGTTTGGACAAAAACTTAAAGTTAttgattagaaatttgaaaacagTAATAGTTTTGTAgtgaattaaaacaaatataagtcATAAATAAAGGATATTAAGACAAAAGCAAGGAAAAAGTGAAGTGAGCTTTAAGGTTATTAAAACACAAATGGAGCctgaaaatttacaaaagtaATCATGTTAAAAtcgtttcaaataatatttgttttcaggaaaaattaaaagaaataaataaaaataatcatttaaggAGGTCCATAACAATAAGTGATTAAGAAAAACACCAAGAtggaaataaatagaaacagaaaGCAGCGgtgataaaaatacaaaaagaataaGAGATACTGAAGAAGATCACccattaaataaacataaaatgaagaattattCATCATAAGAggaataatagataaaaatgaatacCGAATGAAACACGTTAGGGATaaacaaagagaaaatatacagcaaattgaaaaattatgaagaaaaatcagatttaaaaagcaaaattgaaaGAAACCAACGACACATCAGAACAATTAGAaagaaatttaaagaaaaagaagataatCATCAAGAAAATTCCCATACCATCAAAAGACAACAATAAACTtgaagaataaatgaaaaagtttagTTAAAGGTAATTAAGGTGAAAATAAACAATGCAGGAAAGATGGAAAACAAGATATGTTATATAAAGAcctataaaatattattagagaTAAAgcaaaagaagaaagaaataatgGACAGCAAGTAAAAGTCTGATACATGAAGGAAAGTTTTGGAAATGGAAACAAATTAGTTGGGGAGCTAAACCACCAAAAGAAAACTAATAATTACAGGTAAAACATTGGAAGGGTGATGACTGAAGAAACAGGAGACAGATAAGGAGCTcaagtaaaagaaaaataaaaagaataaaatgcttagaaaggaaaaaacaaatttcacaaaaagCAGAAGGTAAATTAAAGGACAAGAAAAGTgatggaaatgaaaataaaaaggaagtAAAAAAAGGGAGAACCCTACTAACATGGAATGTAAAAACCGTAACAGGTAAAGAAAAGAAACTAATGGAAGAAAAAAAGGGACAGGTACAGATTATTTGGGATTAACAGAAACGAAGAAGAAAGAAAGTACAATTAAGTAAAGGACACTGGAGGATACAGTCGCGAGGGACAAAAGGAGAACCTGCCAGAGCGTAAGTCGCCCTTATAGTAAAAGGTGAAAATATGAAGTATATATCGAGAAAGGAACataaaagaaagagaaaatggAGAACTATTAAAGGTTATAGCATACGGACCAACTGAAGATgagaaaacagaaataaaagagaaattctTTGAAGAGTAACTAGAGGTAATGGACTTATCATCTTACATCTGAAAGGTTCGTATATTGCTAACTATAagttctattatttattaataaaattttcatttcaaatgattctagtgagtatttgaaagaaaaatatgatcGAACTCCTTTAACGAAGTGTGTACAGACTTACAGTTCTTTTAGTACTGTTCAACATCTCTGGTGCTATCCATCCGTCAGTCCCAGTGACTCCAGACCGTCTAGAAAATGAAACTCTTCCTActtgtaattttttacaaagaCCAAAATCAGATATCATCACTTTTACTTGTCCTTTATTATCTGGTACAGATAGTAATACATTTCTAGGTTTAATATCTCgatgaactaaaaaaaaatttatatctttgCCATTCCAATTTACACTCCCCAACACAATTAAGGTACATTACAAGTATAAAGATAGTTTgtgataatatataatttatagaGCATGAAGAAAATCCtatagacaaaaaaaatcaaataagacCAAGTCGGGACTGTAGGAGTGTAACTAATGTACATCAGAAACGATTTTTGTGATTTCAAGCGttaaatcaaacattttttgactaCTTTGCTCAATCATAGAGATATCGAGACCTGTAGGGGAAAGTCGCGTAACGTCAAACGCCATCTAGTGCCGAACCTCGTTGTATTATTCCGAAAGCGAACGATTCAATGACAAGTGAAAGGAAGTGTGGAGACATAGTGGATAAGAACAAAAGCTCCGTCTCGAATAACTGACTACGATATTGTCGGTTTTGTTGCTAAAGCTTCCAGAGAAGttgttcgacttcaaattgcgGCCATTGTTGACCAATATTCCATTCCATCGACGAAATAATCATCAGCAGCCTCAAGCAATCGATCAACTTCGATCCAGATGTTAGTAACTCCATGGGGCAAGATTCTatcgataaaataaaagttaggTATCGACTAATCGCGATGCGGCGCGGTCCACAAACTGTCCATAAATTGTCTCCATTACcagatgataaaaaaaaacgttggacggtaaacaaagaagaaatatgAAAAGAGTGGAATTTTTAACATCATAAAACTAAagaggaaaagaaaaatatggaaactaaCTTGAAAACTGCATTAGAAGAGGAAGGAAAACATACCAAAGGTGGAAAAACAAGCCAAAGGAATAAAAACCGAAAGCAAAGGAAATGATAATGCCATTAACCGAATCATTGCAATCAGAAAAAACTAATTCATAGTGGACGGTCGAAGGGCCATTGAGCACGTGGGCCCTTGGTGCCCAacttgacgttaccaaaggccgatgtcctttgagaagtcGATCGGGTGCTTTGGTCCGTATGAATGCTGCAGTTTCATACTCCCCTACACGTACCAACGGCACTCTGGATCGTCCGTGATGCCCACGGTGTCGAGATGGAGTCTTAGTCGACCGTATCCGGTTAATAATCTGATTTAGGAACAGTTGTTTGATGTGAAAAGCCCAAGGTCAAGGATGGGTTGACCCTGAGTGACCCGAAACTGAATCTTGCAGATTCTCTAGGACTTTGTGGCACTCTATCACTAGCCTAAGGCACACCTTTTCGATTTTTATGACTTGTATGACAGCTCCGATATCCGAACAGATTCAAATTACTGTGTTCCCGTGCCGTCGATTGTGTATCGCGCATCCGTATCCCCTAAACAGCAAATACCGCTTATTTCGGGGGGGAATTCCCCCGTAGAAGTCTCCAAGCTTTTCCTCCTGAAACCGTCTGTGTACCAGATCCATTATGCAGTATCAGGGCGTCACAGTTAACGGTGAAAAGCGTCATGGCATTCGCCTGGGTCCAGATTTTTGTACGGCCAGTTGATCCAGCTTGCAGTTCTTGTATACTATCCTCATGGTTTCGAATTGTATCGCTACATCCAAGATCGGGGAACCGAGTAGGACTTTTTGGGGCCGTAGGTATGTACCCTGTGATACTAAGACGCGCGAGGCGCTGTCCAATCGCCCCTTATGTGAGAAGAGGTTTTATCATTGAGGACTAAATCCAGTGGACGCGGATTGGATACAATGCTCTAGTTGCCAGAAGTATTCCAGATTGTTCAGACGCCTATCGGTGTTTGTATGTTTAAGTTTaggtttattttgattttaatattagttAGTTGgcgataaaaataaattttttataaaggatttttaattttttcaaataaacttcaAGCGAGGGGATTTTCCAATAACTAAATATCGTCCTAGGTGATTCTTTGGATTGGGAATATCACTAGTTGGCAATAATGAATGCGTTCGAGTATATATTAGTGGTAATATGAGATTGAATTAACGTTGAGGTTCATACCAACATACTGATCATTACACGGGACCTTAATAATGTTCACAGGTACATTATCGCCTTATCACGACCAAAAGTCATACCTTTCGCTGcctttttagaaaaataaatcacaatCCGAGCTTGGAAGTGAAACTAACTCACCGATATCTAACGAATGCAAATGACATAAACCAGACGTGGCTTGTCTTAAAATTTCCAGCGGACCAATTTGACATATATCGCAAGTACCCTGTATATATTCGGTTAAAGTGGCCTGACACAATTCCAGTGCTATATATCGGAACATTCTGTCTTGTTCAGTGCAATAATAACGTATAACGTTCGGATGAGCGTCGCTTTCTCTTAATAAAGCCACTTCACGGTCGGCGAACGTAAAACATTCCGGTAATAGACGCTTAACGGCCACCCTTCTGCTGTCGAATTCGCCTCTGTACACAAAAGTACCGTCACACCCTTTCCCGAGTATCTGATCGGGACTAAACGtaattttaccaattttaacCGTCCCGTTCGGTAATTCTTCGGCTAAAGCCGTCACATTGGTCACGTTACCGATACTTTGTTGATTCGATTGGGAATTTTGACGCGATTGACTTTGAAATTCGCGCACTTGAACTTGTAGATACCAAAACATGGCTATGACGCATCCCCCCATTACTATAAGAGAAATCTTCAGTTCTTTATTTTCCTGTCGATTTATCCACAATTTTAATCccttatattgatttataaaccaattagGGGTCTCTGTAATAATTTCTTCTTGTCTTTCATCGATTAGTACATAGTTTAACTCTTCTTTAGTACTTTCTGTTTCTTTTATATCGGTTATTTCATCTAAATTATCCTTAAAAACTATCAATTCTTTATGAGCTGTTAGTAGTTTCTGTTCGCTATATCTTGGGACGTTATAGTGACCGGTAAAAATGATTATATGGTTCTGGAAACCGGGTAAACTTTGAAACAGTACGTTGTTGTTTATATCAGCACCTACAAATAAtctgaataaacaaaatttctcaaaaatataaaattttttaccatCCGGTAAACGGTAGTTGTATCCTGGAAGTGGATATTCCGGACGGACTACATCAGGAGCGTGGGGCCCTCCTAATAAAAGCGGTCCATTATCTGTACCTATCACGGATACGTAATTCTTATCTATTAGAGACGGTAAAGCGAATAACCCGTGCATGTGTTCTCCTATATATAAAGTTGGactgaaacaaataattttgataaccGTGTTTGAATTGTTGATTATATTCCGAACTTACTAGAGCCTCATGTGATTTGTGTTATATAGCATCCCATCTTTCGCTTCGAGGTCTAATTTAAGATGAGTTATTGTGTGATTAGCTAAAGAAGTAAATGGAACAGACATTATTCCCTCGGAATCTAACAAATAGACCCCAATTACAGGACTTCCTAAATCTCTGTCCCATAGGAAGCTTCCCATGCGTCTATTTAATGTTACTATCTGTCCAGTTGAAGCCGAAGTAAAATGTACGGAatctaaaacaaattattaaagtaaatattatttttaatcaccAAAAGTATACTCACCATAGTTATTCAACTCTTCTTTAGTCATTAGTCGTGCTGTATAATCATAAAATGTTACATTCCATTTGTTATCTGTGTTTTTTTCATCTACCATTCGTAAACTAAATTGCGTCCTACCAATATAGATAAAACTTTCAGTTTCTATAGGACATGTAGGGCTATAATCATCCCATCCCATGATAAGTTGCTTTTTACCACTTTGCGGATCTAATTTGAACCAAGTGTCTTTTTTCTTTCctgaaatataaaacatataagTCGCACTATCAAAACCAGCTCCA encodes:
- the LOC130440452 gene encoding ATP-dependent RNA helicase DDX42: MAFNYANIHSNTKRHNAVPPPSSGVSKQGYSTMNAISQNALSAAWGGTSRKRAATEDEYFEEDDEEQVPELAYIPAPGSPTRLEMMQKKTTDEEEDDPLDAYMAGIEQQVQKESQQDTQANQSQGIRNDLEEEDIEESYYRYMEENPNAGLLPIDDDYPDIEYDEDGNPIAPDKKKIIDPLPPIDHSEIDYKPFEKIFYEDHPEIKELDDNKVKELRKTLDISVSGSDPPKPVSSFAHFGFEEKLMKAIIKAEYTSPTPIQAQAVPCALLGRDVLGIAHTGSGKTAAFLWPLIKHVSVQKPVEEGEGPIALILAPTRELAIQIYNEAKKFAKVYDLRVICAYGGGSKWEQSLALKEGAEIVVATPGRIIDHIKGGATNLQRVTFLVLDEADRMFELGFEPQVRSVCNHVRPDRQTLLFSATFRRRIEKLAKDALSNPIKISQGTTGQANEDVTQHVILLPSQEAKREWLFGKLVELLSAGSVLVFVTKKLDAELVARDIKIKEFECLLLHGDMEQLERNKVITAFKKNECSLLVATDVAARGLDIPHVRTVVNYDLARDIDTHTHRIGRTGRAGMQGTAYTLLTAKDKEFAGHIVKNLEAAHQEVPPEVLELALQSSWYKKQRFRNKKDYNPNVGGIGLGFKEKSSNAASVSSTNPVVQQQARGPATDRLSAMKQAFKTQYMNQFTASSDQPPKPPPSTRKKSRWE
- the LOC130440451 gene encoding serine/threonine-protein kinase/endoribonuclease IRE1 isoform X1 — translated: MPTQIIYVFLFLSLCLGENINKRKFSSLEIVKDKDDRVLLFSTLDGTLTAVEQQTGKVKWKVKEKPIVQVPINVSNAIVPIYLPDPRDGSLYLIGDVREPLKKLPFTIPQLVSTSPCRSSDGILYTGKKKDTWFKLDPQSGKKQLIMGWDDYSPTCPIETESFIYIGRTQFSLRMVDEKNTDNKWNVTFYDYTARLMTKEELNNYDSVHFTSASTGQIVTLNRRMGSFLWDRDLGSPVIGVYLLDSEGIMSVPFTSLANHTITHLKLDLEAKDGMLYNTNHMRLYPTLYIGEHMHGLFALPSLIDKNYVSVIGTDNGPLLLGGPHAPDVVRPEYPLPGYNYRLPDGKKFYIFEKFCLFRLFVGADINNNVLFQSLPGFQNHIIIFTGHYNVPRYSEQKLLTAHKELIVFKDNLDEITDIKETESTKEELNYVLIDERQEEIITETPNWFINQYKGLKLWINRQENKELKISLIVMGGCVIAMFWYLQVQVREFQSQSRQNSQSNQQSIGNVTNVTALAEELPNGTVKIGKITFSPDQILGKGCDGTFVYRGEFDSRRVAVKRLLPECFTFADREVALLRESDAHPNVIRYYCTEQDRMFRYIALELCQATLTEYIQGTCDICQIGPLEILRQATSGLCHLHSLDIVHRDIKPRNVLLSVPDNKGQVKVMISDFGLCKKLQVGRVSFSRRSGVTGTDGWIAPEMLNSTKRTTSAVDMFSLGCLYYYVLSKGRHPFGDNLQRQSNILLGKYDLSDIKGPDWKVNVQIHLITSLISAEPELRPNCKAALDHPMFWNYDNILHFFQEVSDRIEKADGNEEILNELEADSNYIVKSNWRVHIHEEVASDLKKYRSYQENSLRDLLRALRNKKHHLRELSVEAQNILGKDSKTFTTYWLDRFPLLLIHTWMIMQNVAEEQHFKKFYHTAYRYNLETYKDQMLEYISKNPLDLQLLEQNRENDIIRKEKRCRTGVQGSPSKKSELVRSGGLYRNYDDVNVNRNIVRNYQQKKKKIKKVEEPLTWAVQD
- the LOC130440451 gene encoding serine/threonine-protein kinase/endoribonuclease IRE1 isoform X2; protein product: MPTQIIYVFLFLSLCLGENINKRKFSSLEIVKDKDDRVLLFSTLDGTLTAVEQQTGKVKWKVKEKPIVQVPINVSNAIVPIYLPDPRDGSLYLIGDVREPLKKLPFTIPQLVSTSPCRSSDGILYTGKKKDTWFKLDPQSGKKQLIMGWDDYSPTCPIETESFIYIGRTQFSLRMVDEKNTDNKWNVTFYDYTARLMTKEELNNYDSVHFTSASTGQIVTLNRRMGSFLWDRDLGSPVIGVYLLDSEGIMSVPFTSLANHTITHLKLDLEAKDGMLYNTNHMRLYPTLYIGEHMHGLFALPSLIDKNYVSVIGTDNGPLLLGGPHAPDVVRPEYPLPGYNYRLPDGADINNNVLFQSLPGFQNHIIIFTGHYNVPRYSEQKLLTAHKELIVFKDNLDEITDIKETESTKEELNYVLIDERQEEIITETPNWFINQYKGLKLWINRQENKELKISLIVMGGCVIAMFWYLQVQVREFQSQSRQNSQSNQQSIGNVTNVTALAEELPNGTVKIGKITFSPDQILGKGCDGTFVYRGEFDSRRVAVKRLLPECFTFADREVALLRESDAHPNVIRYYCTEQDRMFRYIALELCQATLTEYIQGTCDICQIGPLEILRQATSGLCHLHSLDIVHRDIKPRNVLLSVPDNKGQVKVMISDFGLCKKLQVGRVSFSRRSGVTGTDGWIAPEMLNSTKRTTSAVDMFSLGCLYYYVLSKGRHPFGDNLQRQSNILLGKYDLSDIKGPDWKVNVQIHLITSLISAEPELRPNCKAALDHPMFWNYDNILHFFQEVSDRIEKADGNEEILNELEADSNYIVKSNWRVHIHEEVASDLKKYRSYQENSLRDLLRALRNKKHHLRELSVEAQNILGKDSKTFTTYWLDRFPLLLIHTWMIMQNVAEEQHFKKFYHTAYRYNLETYKDQMLEYISKNPLDLQLLEQNRENDIIRKEKRCRTGVQGSPSKKSELVRSGGLYRNYDDVNVNRNIVRNYQQKKKKIKKVEEPLTWAVQD